From a region of the Neobacillus niacini genome:
- a CDS encoding ABC transporter permease: MNQPKESKIKDFLSILTMNKAAMVGAIIILFYIFVALFAPLLAPYDPYEINLENKLIPPSTDHWMGTDDKGRDILSRILYGSRLSMGIGITAVIFGAFFGIIFGLIAGYYGKWIDSTIMRIMDILLAFPGILLALAIISALGPGLINVTIAVGAYSIPLFARIVRGSTLEVKRLEYIDAVRSLGADDLTIIFKHILPNILSPIIVQGTLRLATVILSAAGLSFLGLGAQPPSPEWGTMLSSGRDFLFSAPYIAIFPGLAISILVLGFNIFGDGLRDAFDPRMKK, translated from the coding sequence ATGAATCAACCGAAAGAATCTAAAATAAAAGATTTCTTATCTATTTTAACCATGAACAAAGCTGCAATGGTCGGTGCTATCATCATTCTTTTCTATATATTTGTCGCACTCTTCGCACCCTTACTTGCCCCCTATGATCCATATGAAATAAATTTAGAAAATAAATTAATACCTCCCTCAACAGATCACTGGATGGGTACAGATGATAAAGGAAGGGATATTCTAAGCAGAATCCTATATGGTTCTAGACTTTCGATGGGTATTGGAATAACTGCTGTAATCTTTGGTGCTTTCTTTGGAATTATTTTTGGACTTATCGCAGGCTACTACGGAAAATGGATTGATTCAACCATAATGAGGATCATGGATATTCTCTTGGCTTTCCCTGGTATTTTACTTGCTTTAGCCATCATCAGTGCACTTGGACCTGGTTTAATTAATGTAACGATAGCCGTCGGAGCATACTCAATTCCATTATTCGCTAGGATTGTCCGCGGCTCAACATTAGAAGTGAAACGACTTGAGTATATTGACGCCGTCCGTTCACTTGGAGCAGATGATTTAACGATAATTTTTAAACATATTTTACCAAATATTCTTTCACCTATTATTGTACAAGGAACTCTAAGACTAGCTACCGTCATTCTATCAGCAGCCGGTTTATCATTCCTTGGTCTAGGTGCCCAGCCACCATCTCCAGAGTGGGGAACGATGTTAAGCAGCGGCAGGGATTTCTTATTTTCTGCACCTTATATCGCCATATTTCCAGGACTGGCTATTTCTATACTAGTTTTAGGCTTTAATATTTTTGGAGATGGATTACGCGATGCTTTTGATCCAAGAATGAAGAAATAG
- the nikB gene encoding nickel ABC transporter permease produces the protein MLMFIVRRLLQTIPVIIGVTFVVFFIMQLVPGDPAVLLAGEGASKETIEAIRDQLGLNRPLLVQYFDYLTSVFRGDFGVSLKNSQPVLDEILVRLPITIELSFFSILITIVLGMAAGIISAIKPYSLKDTTVMIVALLGISLPSFWFGLMLMYFFSVKLQILPVAGWDSILHVILPALTLGAGGAAIVARMTRSSMLEVIRQDYIRTARAKGVRESVIIYKHGLRNALIPVITVVGLQFGALLGGTVLVESIFAINGLGRMIVDSIRMRDLPMVQGGVLVASLVFVVVNLIVDVLYRFFNKRIELN, from the coding sequence ATGTTGATGTTTATAGTACGCCGATTATTGCAAACCATTCCGGTCATTATAGGGGTAACCTTTGTCGTATTCTTTATAATGCAGTTAGTTCCAGGTGACCCAGCGGTCTTGCTTGCTGGTGAAGGAGCCTCAAAGGAAACCATTGAAGCCATACGGGATCAATTAGGTTTAAATAGACCATTATTGGTACAATACTTCGATTACTTAACGAGCGTTTTTCGTGGAGATTTTGGAGTATCACTTAAGAATAGTCAGCCAGTCCTAGATGAAATATTAGTAAGATTACCTATTACAATTGAGCTTTCCTTTTTTAGTATTCTTATAACCATTGTTTTAGGGATGGCTGCTGGTATTATTTCTGCGATTAAGCCTTATTCCCTAAAAGATACAACCGTTATGATTGTAGCCTTATTAGGTATTTCATTACCAAGCTTTTGGTTTGGTTTAATGTTAATGTATTTCTTCTCAGTAAAACTGCAAATCCTCCCTGTTGCTGGCTGGGATAGCATTCTTCATGTTATCCTGCCTGCTCTGACATTAGGTGCAGGGGGTGCTGCCATTGTAGCCCGTATGACAAGATCAAGTATGCTCGAAGTTATTCGTCAGGATTATATCCGAACAGCTCGTGCTAAAGGGGTACGTGAAAGTGTAATTATTTATAAGCATGGATTACGTAATGCTTTAATTCCAGTTATTACAGTAGTTGGTTTACAATTCGGAGCTTTACTTGGCGGGACAGTTCTGGTTGAATCCATCTTCGCTATTAATGGATTAGGAAGAATGATTGTCGACTCGATTCGAATGAGGGATTTACCAATGGTTCAAGGCGGGGTATTAGTAGCCTCTCTTGTTTTCGTCGTAGTGAATTTGATTGTCGATGTACTATACCGATTCTTTAATAAACGGATTGAATTAAATTAA